TGGCCGTTAGGTCGTGATGAAATTCAAAATGACCTTCGCCCATGTACCGTACACTAACGTCAGCTCTGCTCCTTACTAAGCTAATAAGGTATCGCACACGAGGATTGACCTGCCTTAATTGTGCCACAGTCAATTTTCCGTCTTGGTCAATATTATTCATTACGGTGAAAAATGCTTCATCATACATAGAGCTATCAGCACTCAAAAAACGTCCATACATCGCTTGGTAGTATTCTAGCCATCGCAGTATCTCAGCGTTGTCAGCCACTGGCAAGCAAGCATCTATTTGGCGCTGAACTGTATGAATATCTTCGATTTCACTCTTATTATCAATAGCATTTATCGTGTCATCGAGCTTGGTACAAATGAGCTGCTCTTTTAATGTTTTTTCAGATAACTTTACCAATGCTTTAGTGAGTGCTTTTGGCGTTTTTGCTTCCACGAGAGGTTGGGTACTTGGTGACTCTACAGATTGTGCTGACGTTGAAGTCGTATCTGATGAATCGTTTTTATCTGAAGGGGGCTGACAAGCAGTGATGCCAAGCAATAAGTTTGCACCTATGATAAGTGTCGTTTTGTTCATTTGCACAGACTGCATCCTCTTAGTACTCAATAGAGTACTAATCTTAGTTTTTTGAAAAAATTATTTTGCCTATCAAATATACAAAAAATTGGCTTAAGTATGCAAAGAATAGATAACCCCTAATGAGTTAATGTAGAACTATTGTTTGTTTATATTTATTCTACTATTTTATAGTCTTTTGAGATAGCCAATGTAGCCCTCTTTAAGCATTAAATAGATGTGGAAAGGTGTTTCTGTTTGTAAAGCTTGCTTGAATAATAGTAGATATCCCCTATAAAGAGAACGGTCGTTCAATATAGGTTCTTATTCAATAGGCACTTACTTATTGACTAAGCAAACATACATTTTGTTGACCTAATGACTCATAAAGATTTCATAGTTGTCAGTAAATTACTTTATAGTTATGAATACCACTTTTACCCATATTTTTTATAACAACAAACAAGGCATATCATGGCTTACGATAATTTATTTGAACCAGTAAAAATGGGCACTCAAACCCTAAAAAACCGTATTATTATGGCACCACTAACTCGTCTGCGCGCTGTTGAGCCCGGCGATGTACCGACTGCATTGGCAGGCGAATACTATTCGCAGCGTGCGGCAGGAGCAGGCTTGGTCATCGCAGAGGCGACGCAAGTCTCTTTTCAAGCAAAAGGCTATGCAGGTGCGCCTGGTATCCATACTAAAGATCAAATGACCGCATGGAAAGCCATCGTAGATAATGTCCATGCTAAAGGCGGAAAAATCGTCGTACAGCTATGGCATACGGGTCTTGTGGCGCATGAAAGCGTACAGCCTGATGGCAAAGCACCTATATCAGCATCAGACGTCGAAGTCGGTGCTCGCACCTCTTTACGTGATAGTGACAACCAAGCGATTCGCGTTGAAACGACGCCACCACGCCCAGCCACCGCTGATGAAATAAAGCAAGTCATCAAAGATTTCGCTCATGCAACCAAGACGGCACGTGAAGCAGGCTTTGATGGCGTAGAGGTTCATGGGGCACATGGCTATCTATTGCATCAATTCTGGGTTGAGCAAACCAACAAGCGTGATGACGAATACGGCGGAAGTCGTGAGAACCGCGCACGCTTAACCCTTGATGTCGTTGACGCTTGTGTTGAGGCTTGGGATAACGATCACGTCGGTATACGTATTTCGCCACAAGGCACGTTTAACGCTGTAGAAGCAGGCTACGATGAAGATGATAACATCTGGCTGGTTGAACAGATTAACAAACGCGGTTTGATGTATCTCCATCTATCTGAGCCTGATTGGGCAGGTGGTACGCCATATAACGATGGTTTCCGTCAGCGTATTCGTGATGCCTTTGACAATACGATTATCGCCGCAGGTGGCTATACTGCCGAAAAAGCAGAAAGAAACGTACGCGAAGGGTATATCGATGCAGCCGCCTTTGGTCGTGATTTTATCGCCAATCCTGATTTGGCAGAACGTATCCGTCAAGATGCTCCGCTCAATGAGCAGCATCCAGAGAGTTTCTACGGTGGCGGCGCTGAAGGCTATACCGATTATCCGTATTTGGATCAAAAACAAGCTTAAGTGTACGCTTAGTTTTAAATGTTAAGACAATAAAAAGCCGCCTTACTGTCATAGTAAGGCGGCTTTTATTGAGCTTGTATTAACGGTTAAACGTTTTAGTTATTAGCCAAAGTTACCCGTTTGATAATCACGGAAGGTTTGTTGAATCTCATCTTGGGTGTTCATGACGAATGGACCATAACCTGCTACTGGCTCGCCAATAGGTTCACCGCTCATAAGTAAAAGTTTGGTAGGTACCGAATCGCTACCGCCTGCTTGATAAGTTAACGTAATGGTATCGGTAGTACTTGTATTGATGCTACTTGTATTAATAGTATTCTGCTCATCTTTAGCGTCTATTCCAGTAGGCTCAGCAAACTGAACCAGCTTGCCCGCGTCAACCAGAGTATCGTTGATGAGTAGCTCACCTTGTTGCACCAATATCATAACATTATGGGTGTTCGGCACTTGTAACATCGTTGATCCTTCGCTATCAAGCTCAATATCCCATAAGTTGATTGGCGTAAAGGTAGAGGCAATACCGGCTTCCCCTTGCAACTCACCTGCGATAATAGCCGCTTTACCAATCGCCTTATCATTACTATCGGTTAGATTAACCACAGACATCTCATCGCGTTTAAGCGTTTGATATTTAGCATCAGTTAGCTTGTCTTTTTTGGGTAGATTGACCCACAGTTGCACCATGCTAAAGACGCCGCCATGCTGTCCAAAATTTGGCGAGTGAAATTCTTCATGAATGATACCACTGCCAGCGGTCATCCATTGCACATCACCTTTTAGGATATCACCGCGACCACCGGTTGAGTCCGCATGGCTAATCTCGCCTTCATAAGCGATGGTTACCGTTTCAAACCCTTTGTGCGGATGCTGACCGACACCATGTGGCTGGGTCTCATAGTTTGGATTGGGGGCAAAGTTCATTGGTTCGCTATAATCCAGCATTAAAAACGGATCGCTATGAGCGTAATTAAACTCAGGGTTGGATTCAGAGTAGTTAATAAAGGGCTTCACATAAAAACCGTCACCGACCCAGTGAGAAGGTTTGTCGCCGTGAATGTGTTTAATTTGACGCATATTTCACCTCGTAATCTTATTTATTTGAAGTATTATTAAAATAACTACTATTAATAATATCTACATATATAAAGTGTTATATAGTGCATAACTACACAATTATCAAGAGGCTATTATCGAAAATCTATTATCAAAATCAATTTAATATTAAGCGCTACTTCTGCTTAAATCACTTCTTATAGTGGGTTTACCTTAAAACCGATACAGTGCGACTGGGATGAATTTTTCGTAGCCTCTGTGATAGCAGCAAGCAAGGAAAATTTATACCAGTCGCACGTGGCGATTAACGTATCGATTTTATTTCGAACCGACTATACTAATTAAACCACTTCACCGCAGACAAAGCCGCTCGCCCAAGCCCATTGGAAGTTATAGCCGCCAAGCCAGCCTGTGACATCGAGCACCTCACCAATAAAGTATAGCCCGTCTTGAAAGTTGCTTTGCATCGTTTTTGAAGACACCTCATCGGTTTTTATGCCGCCGCGCGTGACCTCAGCCGTACGATAGCCTTCCGTACCAGAGGGCTTGAGTTGCCAACCATTGATAGTAGCCCCAAGCTCAATTAAACGCTCATCTTTAATATTGGCAAGCTCTTTATCTTTAATATCGTCCCATAGTGTCGTTTGTAGAGCCACAAGTAGCTTTTTAGGTAAAGCGTTATCCGTATAATCAGCCAAGACGGTACGGATGAGCTGTTTGGGGTGTGACTTTTTATGAGAGAGTAGGAGGGTGGTGATATCGGTATCAGGCAGCAAATTAATACTGATGTATTCGCCCGTCTGCCAATAATTGGACAGCTGGAGCATGGCAGGACCAGATAGACCGCGATGGGTAAATAGGAGCGGCAGCTTAAACGAGATGCGCTCGTTACTGGCAATCACCGGCAGGCTAATGCCAGACAAAGCACGGATGAGCTCACCCGTCTTATCAGTGAAAGTAAAGGGAACAAGGCTGGCATCGGTGGACATAAGCTGATGCCCAAACTGCTGCGCTAGCTCGTAGCCAAGACCACTCGCACCCATTGTTGGAATAGATAAGCCACCAGTCGCAACGACTAACGATTCACAGCTGTATTTGGTTTGCGAGGGTTTAACGTCATTGGCAATATCTTTTTTACTGAGTTTTTTGGTGGTCAATAACTCAAAGCGCGCGCTATTCTTGTTCGCATTAGCATCGTTAACATTGACTTTATCAATCTGCGTATTAATGCGTATCTGCACACCTACTGCGGCGCATTCATCAAGTAGCATGGTTAAGATATCTTGTGCTGAATCATCGCAAAACAGCTGACCGTGCTCACGCTCATGATAAGCAATTTTGTGTTTCTCAACCATGCCAATGAACTCCCAGCTGGGATAACGGCTCAGAGCTGACTTACAAAAATGCGGATTGGCACTGATAAAGTGTTCAGGCTCGACGAAGTAATTGGTAAAGTTACAGCGTCCACCACCCGACATCAGGATTTTCTTGCCGACTTTATTTGCATGATCGAGCACCAATACGCGACGGCCTCGACGACCAGCGGTGAGCGCGCAGTATAGCCCTGAGGCCCCTGCGCCAATAATGATGACATCGTAATGGGTGTTATTGTCCATGGCGGTTTTGGTCCATAAAGCGCTGCTTTTAAACAAACGTAAAGATAAGGTAGAAGCAATGATATAGTCAGATCAATATAAAAAAGATACAGTGGTATTGGGACAAGTTTTTCTTGCTTGCTGTGCCTACACCGACAGAGGCTACAAAAAATTTGTCCCAATACCACGTCATACTATCGTGTATCCATTTTATTTAGTATCGACTATAGGAATATGCTGATATAAATATCATTTAAAAAAATGTATTTGGTGTGGCTATTGTCCATATTTAACCTATGGTTACAAGGGTTAAATGCTTATCAAATTTTTGCTCTGCAAAAGTAATAGAGCGTATAAATACATAAGTAAACAGCTGTACATTGGAATTGTTGTAATTAGTAGTTGGTGTCTTGCATCACTTGCCCTTATTTGTCAAACTAGAATCAAGGCGTCACTCATTATGGAAGATGATAGCCTGTTGTCTGCAACCACCGTCGTTACTGATTAGCTGCCGATTATCACTGTCTGATAGTAATGTTATCGCTTCAGTTTCAGTCAGTCTATTAGATAGTTTTTTCTTTTATTCTCGGTATTTTTTATTCTCAATATCTTTTATTTTCGATATTTTATGCAGACAATAATAATTAAAAAAGGAATATTTTATGACTCAGAAATCTTTTCCTATTACGGCTGAATTTATCGCCGCTGCCAATACCACCGCCGAGCAGTACGCTCACGACTACAAACGATCTGTTGAATCACCTGAGGCCACTGATGCATTTTGGGCCGAGCGTGCCGAGCTGATTGATTGGATAAAAAAGCCGACTATCATTAGCAACGTCAGTTATGATTTGGACGACTTTCGTATTAAATGGTACGAGGATGGTGAGCTAAATATCTCAGTAAACTGCCTCGATCGACATCTTAAAACTAACCCCTATAAGCCTGCCATTATTTGGGAAGGGGACCATCCTTCTTTACACAAGATTATCTCCTTTAAAGAGTTGCACGCTGATGTTTGTCGCTTAGGTAATGCTATGCGCAAGCTTGGGGTCAAAAAAGGCGATCGCGTTACCTTATATATGCCAATGATACCTGAAGCGATGATAGCGATGCTGGCATGTACGCGTATCGGTGCGGTGCATTCGGTCGTGTTTGGTGGTTTTTCTGCTGAGAGCTTAGGTAACCGTATCGTTGATAGTCAATCCAAAATCGTGATTACGGCTGATGAAGGTCTGCGCGGTAATAAGCATACGCCCCTTAAAGTCAATGTCGATCGTGCGCTAGATATGGATGGCACTGATAGCGTTGAAAAAGTCATTGTCGTACATCGTACAGGTAGTTCGATCCCAATGAGTGGTCGCCGTGATGTTTGGTATCACTCTTTAATCGCTGGCGAGCAAGAGCAGTGCGAGCCTGAAGTCATGAATGCCGAAGATCCATTATTTTTGTTATATACCTCTGGTTCGACCGGAAAGCCAAAAGGCGTACTGCATACAACTGGCGGTTATATCACTTATGCGCTATCAACCTTTCGCGATGTCTTCGATATCAAAGACGATGATGTCTATTGGTGTACAGCGGATGTTGGCTGGGTGACCGGTCATACTTATTCCACTTATGGGCCGCTTGCCAGTGGCACGACGACGGTAATGTTTGAGGGCGTGCCTGAATATCCAACATGGGCGCGGATTGGTCATATTATCGATAAGCATAAAATTACGGTTTTATATACGGCACCGACTGCTATCCGCTCGATGATGAAAGAAGGCGATACCTTTGTCCGTGAGTCTAATCGCTCAAGTCTACGCTTGCTCGGTACCGTTGGAGAACCCATTAACCCTGAGGCGTGGGATTGGTATTATGATGTCGTTGGCGGTGGTCGTTGCCCAATCGTAGATACATGGTGGCAGACTGAAACGGGTGGTATCTTGCTCGCCCCAATACCAGGTACGGTAGCGCTTAAACCGGGTGCCGCGATGAACCCTCTATATGGCATCATACCGCAAGTTATCGATACCGATGGCACCGCACTCGAAGGTCCCGCTGAGGGCAATCTCGCTATTAGTAATAGCTGGCCGGGACAGATGCGTACTATTTATAATGACCATGAGCGCTTTTTGGAGACCTACTTTACTGAGTATCCGGGCTATTACTTTACTGGTGATGGGGTACAACGCGATGAAGATGGGCACTATTGGATTACTGGTCGTGTCGATGATGTCCTCAATGTTTCAGGGCACCGTTTAGGTACTGCAGAAGTTGAAAGTGCAGTAGATGCGCATCCTTCTACTGTCGAAGCAGCCGTCGTTGGTATGCCCCACGAGATTCGCGGTGTGGGCATTGCAGCCTTTATTATTCTCAGTATGGGCGAGGTCGCCAGCGATCAGCTAAAAGCCGAGCTAAATCGTCATGTGCGCACTGAGATTGGCCCAATTGCTAACTTAGATGCTATCTATATCGTTGAGGCGTTACCAAAAACGCGTTCTGGTAAGATTATGCGTCGAATATTGCGTAACCTTGCTGCAGGGCAGTATGTCGGACTAGGCGATCTATCCACCCTTGCTGATAGTTCGGTTATTAATAAGATTATCGAAGTGGTCAAAGCTGAACGTGAGGCCAAGCGTTGCTAGCAAATAACCACTAGCGCCACTGTCTGCAATGGCTAACTATTAATCGTCACAGAAGCCATGCTATTTAGAACAGCATGGCTTTTTAATATAAGTGCTACTCATTAATATAAGTGCTGCTAAACAAAATAGAAATCATGCTTTTTGCTTAATGTTTTGCTCAACATTTTCGTTTAATAAGATTTTTAATTATTGCTCAATTTTTAATAAGGCCTACTGTTCTCATGACTGACCATATTTTGCCAGCTACTGATAAGTTTACTGATAATAGCTCAAAGCAA
The nucleotide sequence above comes from Psychrobacter sp. P2G3. Encoded proteins:
- a CDS encoding alkene reductase, which translates into the protein MAYDNLFEPVKMGTQTLKNRIIMAPLTRLRAVEPGDVPTALAGEYYSQRAAGAGLVIAEATQVSFQAKGYAGAPGIHTKDQMTAWKAIVDNVHAKGGKIVVQLWHTGLVAHESVQPDGKAPISASDVEVGARTSLRDSDNQAIRVETTPPRPATADEIKQVIKDFAHATKTAREAGFDGVEVHGAHGYLLHQFWVEQTNKRDDEYGGSRENRARLTLDVVDACVEAWDNDHVGIRISPQGTFNAVEAGYDEDDNIWLVEQINKRGLMYLHLSEPDWAGGTPYNDGFRQRIRDAFDNTIIAAGGYTAEKAERNVREGYIDAAAFGRDFIANPDLAERIRQDAPLNEQHPESFYGGGAEGYTDYPYLDQKQA
- a CDS encoding pirin family protein, with translation MRQIKHIHGDKPSHWVGDGFYVKPFINYSESNPEFNYAHSDPFLMLDYSEPMNFAPNPNYETQPHGVGQHPHKGFETVTIAYEGEISHADSTGGRGDILKGDVQWMTAGSGIIHEEFHSPNFGQHGGVFSMVQLWVNLPKKDKLTDAKYQTLKRDEMSVVNLTDSNDKAIGKAAIIAGELQGEAGIASTFTPINLWDIELDSEGSTMLQVPNTHNVMILVQQGELLINDTLVDAGKLVQFAEPTGIDAKDEQNTINTSSINTSTTDTITLTYQAGGSDSVPTKLLLMSGEPIGEPVAGYGPFVMNTQDEIQQTFRDYQTGNFG
- a CDS encoding NAD(P)/FAD-dependent oxidoreductase encodes the protein MDNNTHYDVIIIGAGASGLYCALTAGRRGRRVLVLDHANKVGKKILMSGGGRCNFTNYFVEPEHFISANPHFCKSALSRYPSWEFIGMVEKHKIAYHEREHGQLFCDDSAQDILTMLLDECAAVGVQIRINTQIDKVNVNDANANKNSARFELLTTKKLSKKDIANDVKPSQTKYSCESLVVATGGLSIPTMGASGLGYELAQQFGHQLMSTDASLVPFTFTDKTGELIRALSGISLPVIASNERISFKLPLLFTHRGLSGPAMLQLSNYWQTGEYISINLLPDTDITTLLLSHKKSHPKQLIRTVLADYTDNALPKKLLVALQTTLWDDIKDKELANIKDERLIELGATINGWQLKPSGTEGYRTAEVTRGGIKTDEVSSKTMQSNFQDGLYFIGEVLDVTGWLGGYNFQWAWASGFVCGEVV
- the acs gene encoding acetate--CoA ligase, with amino-acid sequence MTQKSFPITAEFIAAANTTAEQYAHDYKRSVESPEATDAFWAERAELIDWIKKPTIISNVSYDLDDFRIKWYEDGELNISVNCLDRHLKTNPYKPAIIWEGDHPSLHKIISFKELHADVCRLGNAMRKLGVKKGDRVTLYMPMIPEAMIAMLACTRIGAVHSVVFGGFSAESLGNRIVDSQSKIVITADEGLRGNKHTPLKVNVDRALDMDGTDSVEKVIVVHRTGSSIPMSGRRDVWYHSLIAGEQEQCEPEVMNAEDPLFLLYTSGSTGKPKGVLHTTGGYITYALSTFRDVFDIKDDDVYWCTADVGWVTGHTYSTYGPLASGTTTVMFEGVPEYPTWARIGHIIDKHKITVLYTAPTAIRSMMKEGDTFVRESNRSSLRLLGTVGEPINPEAWDWYYDVVGGGRCPIVDTWWQTETGGILLAPIPGTVALKPGAAMNPLYGIIPQVIDTDGTALEGPAEGNLAISNSWPGQMRTIYNDHERFLETYFTEYPGYYFTGDGVQRDEDGHYWITGRVDDVLNVSGHRLGTAEVESAVDAHPSTVEAAVVGMPHEIRGVGIAAFIILSMGEVASDQLKAELNRHVRTEIGPIANLDAIYIVEALPKTRSGKIMRRILRNLAAGQYVGLGDLSTLADSSVINKIIEVVKAEREAKRC